In Caballeronia sp. TF1N1, the DNA window GGGCATCGGGATGCTGCGGCTCGTCCGGGCGATGCCCCGGCGACGGCGGCGTGAGCGGATCGGCTTCCGGATCGCGGTTCGGATCGGCGATCGGATCGGGAACGGGACTGGTTTGCAGATCGAATTTCATGGGAATTCCCGAATGGCGTCAGGCCGCGTCGTGTTCGACCGGCATGTGCAGTGTGAAGGGCGTGCCGGGGTGCGCGCGCCGCGTATCCGACAGTTCGGCGCGTGCCCGTTCGATGATGGCCTCGCTGTCCGTGCCGCGCGGATGCTCGTCGAGCACGATATGCGGCGTGCCGAGCGCACGTGCGGCGGCGGCGGGCGAAGGCGCGATGGCATCGTCGGAAAGGAGCAGGCGGGCGTCGGCGATCAGGCGCGGCAACGTGCGCGGCGCCACGGCGCCGGCCAGAAAAAGCGCGGCGGTTTGCATCGCGCCCAGGACGCCGGCCGTGCGCTCCGGATCGGGCGCGTCGCCGATGATCGCGATTTGCCAGCCGTCGGCGGTCAACTGATCGGCAACGTCGGCGTATTGCTGCGCGGACCACGCGGGCGTCGCCTTGTGGCTGCCTGGATGAATCAGCACCAGACGCTCGCGCTCGATGCCGTGAAACGCCACGAGTTCGTCATATTGGGCGTCGGACAACGGCGAAGCGGCAGGCGAGTCCGCAATCAGCGAAGGCGCCAGGTCGTCGATCAGGGGAGAAAACGGGTTGGCTCGCATCTGCGCTCCTGCAAGGCCGTGGCCTCGATGGAAAAATCGTGAAGTCGGCCAAGCGCGAGCACGGGACATGCCCGGCCGCGCCTCACGCCGGGATTTACGTCGCGCGCACGCGCACCGGAACTGCCTTCGCCGCAGGCACCTTGCTGCGTTTTGCGTGGTGCGCAAGCGGAATCAGCGGATTGCATTCCGGGTAATAGCCCATCGCGCAGCCGGCCGGGATATCGAATGCATGGGCCCGCAATCCGTCGATACTGCGCGTCACGTCATCGCTGGATACCGTCGTCACGGTGATCGTCTGATCTTCCGCGATGTTCAGCCGCGCCATGTCGTCACGGTTCATCAACAGCACGTCTCGGGTATTGAAGACGCCGCGAAAGCGATCGTCAAGCCCGTACACGGTCGTATTGAACTGGCTGTCGCCGCGCGTGGTCATGAGCCGCAAGGTGCGCTCGCCTTCGAAGGACATGTCCGGATCTTCGCCCATGCCCTCCGGCGTGATGAAATTCGCCTTGCCGTTCTTCGTCTTCCACTCGCGTTTGGCCGCCGGAATCGGCCGATGAAACCCGCCCGGCTGCGACATGCGCGCGTTGAATTCCTTGAACTGATCGGGGTAAGTCTTCTCGATCGCCTCGCGCACCAGCGAATAATCGGCCGTCCAGGCGTCCCAGTCGACCTTGCCGCGACGTCCTTGCAGCGTGGCCTTGGCCAGTCCCGCGACGATCGCGGGCTCCGACAGCAACGTCTTGCTCGCGGGTTCCGCGAAGCCCTTCGACGCATGGACGCACGCGGTGCTGTCCTCGACCGTGACGATCTGCGGGCCGCTCGCCTGCTGATCCACCTCGATACGCCCGATGCAAGGCAGCAGATATGCCGCACGCCCGTGCAGCAGATGGCTGCGGTTCAGGTGCGTGGCAATTTGCACCGTCAGCGGCACGTTTTGCCACGCCGGTTCCAGCACGTGATGATCGGGCGTCGCGCGCGCGAAATTGCCGCCGAGGCTGATGAATGCATCGAGTTCGCCGTCCCGCAGCGCCGCGCAGGCATCGACGGTGGACATGCCTTCGTCGCGCGGCGGCTCGAACGCGTACATTTCCGCGAGCTTGTCAAGCGGCACGAGCGCCGGCTTCTCCGTGATCCCGACCGTGCGCTGACCCTGCACGTTGGAATGGCCGCGAATCGGGCAGATACCCGCGCCCGGCTTGCCGATGTTTCCGCCTAGCAGCATCAGATTCGTCAGCATCTGCACGGCGAGCACGCCTTCGCGATGCTGCGTGATGCCCATGCCGTAGAGAATCATCACGGCTTTGGCCCGCGCATATTCGGTGGCGGCGGCTTCGAGCGCGGCGCGCGTCAGGCCCGATTGCGTTTCGATGTCGCTCCAGTCGGCGGCGCGCATCGCGGCGGCGAAGGTATCGAAGCCGTGCGTGTGTTCGGCGATAAAGGCGGCGTCCAGCACGCGCGGCTTCTGGTTTTCTTGCGCCAGGTCGTCCGCTTCGATCAGCGCCTTGCACAAGCCCGTGACCGCGGCAATGTCGCCGCCAATCTTCAGTTGCAGATATTGCGTGCTGATGGCGGTCTGGATCGGCGACAGCATTTCCACCGGCGACTGCGGATTCGCGAAGCTCACGAGCCCGCGTTCCTTGATCGGGTTGAAGGTGATGATGCGCGCGCCGCGCTTTCTCGCTTCCTGCAAGGGATGCAGCATGCGCGGCGCATTCGTGCCGGTATTGTGCCCGAAGAAGAAAAAGCAGTCGGTGTGCTCGAAGTCGTCGAGCGTCACGGTGCCGACCGGCGCGCCGATGGTCTCCGGCAGCGCCACCGACGTACTCTCGTGGCACATGTTCGAACTGTCCGGCAGATTGTTCGTGCCGTAAAGCCGCGCGAACAACTGGAACATGTACGACGTTTCGAGCGATGCGCGCCCCGACGTGTAGAAGACGCTGCGCTTCGGCCTGGCGTCGCGCAGCATCGCGCCGATTTCGTCGAAAGCCTGTTGCCACGGAACCGGCACGTAACGGTCGGTGGCGGCGTCGTAACGCATTGGCTCGGTCAGGCGGCCTTGCGATTCGAGCTCGAAATCGGTCCACGCCGTCAATCCCGCGAGCGTGTGATGCGCAAAAAAATCCTGATCGATCCGCTTCTTCGTCAATTCCCACGCGGTTGCCCGCGCGCCGTTCTCGCAAAATTCAAAGAGATGCGGATCGGCCGGCTTCGCCCACGAACAGCTCACGCACGCAAAGCCGTCCGGCTTGTTCTGATGCAGAAGAATGCGCGCGCCGTTGAGCGCGACGTGTTCGTTGACGAGTGCCGAGGTAACTGCCTTGACCGATCCCCAGCCGCCCGCCGGGTGATCGTACTTTTCGATATGCGGCAGTTTGCTCATGCTTGGCCTCTCCCGTGAATGGTCCGTTCGCTTCACATTCAGCAAGAAACAGGCACAGCGGCGCGCTTTCGATGAAAAGAAAGCCGCCGCCCTGCATGGGCAAGGCGGCGGCTTTTCGGTTCACTTTTTGTCCTGGCGCGGGTGCCGGGACTTATCTTCCGGTCAGGTTTCCGGATTACCGTCTTCTGCCGGTAGCGTCTTCGGAATGAAGGCTTCGGCGCGGCGGCGAATGTCGTCCACCTCGCCGGTCACGAAAGTGCGGTTGTCGGCGGCGAGCGCTTGCTGATACTGCGCGCCTTCCGGCACGCGATGCAAAAGCGCGCGCAATTCGCCCTGCGTGGTTTGTTCGACCGGCTCGAAGCTGTAAAGCCCGAGCATGAGTTCGGCGCGCTCGTGCAGCAGAAAGAGGCACGAGGCAAAAACGCCGACCGCGATCACTTCCTGCACGCCGAAGCGGAATTCCTGCTGCACCGACGAAAACGGCAGCCACGCGACGACCGACAAGCCCAGCAGCGCCAGCACGATGGTCGCGTTCAGGAACATGCCGGCGCGGGCAATGACGCGCTCGCGCTCGGTTTGCAACTGCCCGGCCGATTTCGGCACGAGCGCGGTGATGGATTGTTGTTGGCGGAGTGCTTCGAGGGGAAGAGCGGCCATGGATGTGTCGTCGGAACGATTCGTGAGTGAGCGCCAACAGGCAAAGAGCGGCGCGACACGGGTATAACGCATGGCTTACAGGAAGGTTGACGGCGCTTTCGTCTTGTTGCGTCCTGTTTCTTCTCGTTGCAATTGGGGTTTGTGATACGCGGCTTGCACCGATGCTAGCGCGTCCGATGCTTCACCGGCGTGCGGATGGTCGCGGTGCCTTCGGCGATCTGCCGTGCGAACACGAGCGCCTCGACGATGGTGCCGAACACTTCGCCGCGAATCTTTTCGTCGGTCAGCCGCAGCAAATACGACGGATGATAGGTCGGCACCACGATGCGCCCCTTGTGCTCGATGGTCTTGCCGAGATACTCGGACAGCGCCGTGCGATGCCCCGTCAGCGCCTTGAGCGCGGTGGCGCCAAGCGCCACGACCACTTTCGGCGCGATCCGCGTCAGTTCCTCCTCCAGCCAGAACCGGCAGGCCTCGCGTTCGCGCTGTCCGGGCGCAACGTGCTGCCGCTCATCGCCATGCGGGTCGAATTTGAAGTGCTTCACCGCGTTGGTCAGATAAAGCGATTCGCGCGCGAGTTGCGCCTCGCCGATGGCCTCGTCCAGCAGCTTGCCCGCCGGACCGACGAACGGCTTGCCTTCGCGGTCTTCGTTATCGCCAGGCTGCTCGCCGACCAGCATGACGCGCGCGTTCGCCGGACCGATTCCGGGCACGGCCTGCGTCGCGTTGCGCCAGAGCGAACAGCGTTTGCACGCGTCGAGCGAGGGCGGCTCCTTCAGCGACGTGCCCTGAAGCGGCTCCAGATCCGTGTTGAGGGCCACTTCCATGTCCGCGGGAACGTTGCGCGGATGCCGGTCGCGCCGCGAATAAGGATCGGCGCGCGAGATCAGCGTGGGATCTGCGCGCTGGTTTTCCGGGCTCTTCCAGTAGCGCACCGGCATGTGCGATGCCACTTCGGCGGCATTTTCCACCGCCGACGTAAAGGTGCTTTCGTAATAAGCGAGCCACAGCGCTTCGATGGCGTCTCCGCTCACGGCCTCGCCGCTCATCGCGGTATCGCCGAAATCCATTGGCTTTTCTTCCGGGTCGCTCGTGCGGTCCACCCGCAGCAGCGCGCCGTCCCAAAAGGCCGCGCCGTGCGGCGTCGCGATCATCCACGTGGCGCTGCCCATGCGTGTGGCGAAGTGCATGGCGGCGTGCTCCAGCAGGTCGTGCACGGGCTCGCACCAGCTGATGAACTCGGGCGGTCCGAGCGACGAATCGCGATGCCTGAAGCGCAGCACGCGACGCATCTCGTTTTCCTCGGCCTCCACGGCTTCGATCATGTGTTGCAGGCGCTGCCCGTCGGGATCGTCCGGCGATACGACCGCGCGATCGCCCTGGGTCCAGCGCCACAACACCTTGTAGAGAAACATCCAGCGGGCCGGCGTGCGATAGCAGGCGGCCGTTGCCAGCATCGCGAGGAATTCGCGGGCGATCTTCACGGGCTTGGGCGCGTCGGGGTTCTCGGGGCCGGGCGGCGGTCCGTCGATGCTGCCGAACACGGTTGCCGAGGAATCCGATTCCAGCCATACGACGTCTTCCGGCCGCGCGCCTTCCATGAGGAGCGTGCGCGCGGCGGAGCGCCAGGCGGCGAAGGACGGATCGAAGACGACGCTTTTCATCGCAGAGAGGAAGCCGGAAGGAACGAAAAGTACTGTATATACATACAGTGAATTCTATCGGCGCTTCGGCTTTTGGGGCAACTTTTTTGGGATGGTCGTGCCCTTAAGAGCGGTTGCGAGCCTCGCCGCGTGCGCATGGGTACACCCATTGCTGTACCTCGAAACAATCGCGGCTTTGACTGCCGATGAACCACAAAATCAAAACGGAGTCGCCATGCTTGCCATAGTCATCCCTGCTCATAACGAAGCCGCGCATATCGGCGCGTGCGTGACTGCCGCCCGGCGCGCGGCGGACCATCATCAATTGCTGGGAGAAGAAGTGCGCGTGATCGTCGTGCTCGACAGTTGCAGCGACGAGACGGGCGACATCGCCTCCGCACTCGGCGCGCACGTCACGAGTATCGACGCGCGCAATGTCGGCATCGCGCGGGCGCATGGCGCGGAGCGGGCGCTCGCGCTCGGCGCGCGCTGGCTTGCCTTCACCGACGCCGACACGACCGTCGCCGACGACTGGCTCTCGCGCCAGCTCGACTGCTGCGCGGATGCGGTGTGCGGCGTGATCGGCGTGCATGACTGGTCGCCGCATCTCGGCGCGGTGCAGGAGCATTTCGGCCGCACTTATACGGATGCGGACGGGCATCGCCATATCCACGGCGCGAATCTCGGCGTCTCGGCACGGGCTTATTTGCAGGCAGGCGGTTTTCCGCCGCTCGAATCCAGCGAGGATGTCGCGCTCGTCGAAGCGTTGATCGAAACGGGCGCGCACATCGAGTGGAGCGCGGCGCCGCGCGTGGTGACGAGCGCGCGTACCGATTTCAAGGCGAAGAAGGGCTTCGGCGCGACGCTGGTGGAAGTGAGCCGGCGTTATCTGAGCGCGAACGTCAATGCCAACGCGGACGTGGCAGGCCCGGCGAATGTGACGGCGATCGCCGCGTAGGCGTTATTGCGAGGTCGACGGCGCGGGGCAAGCGCCGTCGTTCGGATGCGGTGCATTGGAGAGCATGACGGCGATTGCCGCAGAAATATCGACGACGGCCGAGGCATGTCCATGCCCGCGCTCGTTGTGCATGACTCCACGTAACAAAGCGACTGCGTTAACCGTCCGATAAATCGCCAGGCAAGTCCACGTCACGCAGCACGTTCCGGTCATTCACTTCGATGACCGTCGGCTTTTCCATGGCGAAGATGCCGCGCGCGCCTGCGTCGCCATCGAGCGTGGCGAGCGCCGCGCCGTACTCGATGCCAAACCCCACCGGATGTCCCCGCGTGCCGCGATAAAACGGCGCGACGAGCCGCGCGCCTGCGTCGAGCGGACGCGCGACGGCTTCGATGGTCGCGGGCTCGATCCACGGCATGTCGCCGAGCGCGACAAGCCAGCCTTCCGCGTCAGCGGTGGCGCGTACGGCCACGGCGAGCGTCGCGCCCATGCCGCGCTCGGCATCGATGCTGAAAATGACCTTGCAGCCGGCTTCGTTCAGCACTTCCGCCAACTTTTCCGCGCCCGGCCGAACCACCGCGATCACGCTCGAAGCAACCGAAAGCAGCCTGCGCGCCGACTGAAACACGACCGGCGTGCCGTTCGGCAAGGGCGCCAGCAGCTTGTTGTGAAGGCCGGAAGGATCGAAGCGGGTGCCGAGCCCTGCTGCCAGCAGGATGCCGGTCGCGCTTGACGAGTAGGTCATCGGTGCGGCTCGCGTGGGGAAGAGGATCGATTGTGCAGCGCGTCGATAGTCGCCGCAAGCGTCAAAAAAATCCGCGCGGCGCAATGTGCATTCGTGCCATTGAGCGCCGCGCGTACCTTTCCTTCCGCACTACACCATCGTTTTCGGCATGACTTTATCGAGCGTGATCGGCAAGTCGCGCACGCGCACGCCGGTCGCGTGATACACCGCGCTGCCGAGCGCGCCCGCCACGCCCGTAATGCCGATTTCCCCGATGCCGCGCGCGCCGTCCGGATTGATATGCGGATCGGGCTGACCGACAAAGGAAATATCCAGCAAGCCGATATCCGCGTTCACCGGCACGTGATACTCCGCGAGATTGGCGTTGGTATAGCGGCCGTAGCGGCCGTCGAGTTCGCCTTTCTCGAAGAGCGCCGAGCCCACGCCCCAAACGATGCCGCCCATCAACTGACTGTGCGCCGTCTTCTCGTTGAGCAAGGTGCCGACGTCATACACCCCGACGACACGCGGCACGCGGATGATGCCCAGGTCCGCATCGACATGCACTTCCACGAATACCGCGCCGAACGAGTGAAACGAGTACTGCTTTTTCTCGTCGCCGGGGCGCACCGTGGCCGTCGCTTCGATAGCCTTGCCGCCGTTTCGCGCGATGATCGCCGCCGCGGGATCGCGCTTGTCCGGCGTCGAAACGCTCACGACCCAGCCATTGCTCACCGTGACGTCCTCGCGCGACAAACCGGCGACGGGCGATCCGCGATCCGCGAGCGCCATCGCGATCAACTGATCGCGCGCCTGCGCGGCCGCCGCACGCACCGCCGGCGACACGCTCGCCGCCGACTGCGAGCCGCCCGATACCGGCGCCTTCGGCAAGGATGAATCGCCGAGCGCGAAGCGCACGAAGTCGGGCGGAAAGCCGAGCGCGTCGGCGGCGACTTGCGTCATCACGGTGTAGGTGCCGGTGCCGAGATCCTGCGTGCCGGAAGCGACCATCGCCGTGCCGTCGGGCAGAATGCGCGCGATCGCCGATGCCTCGCTGCGATTCGCCGGATACGTCGCCGTCGCCATGCCCCAGCCGATCAGCGTGTTGCCGTCGCGCATCGAACGCGGCGCCGGGTTGCGGCGCGCCCAGCCGAACTTTTCCGCGCCGCGCTGATAGCACTCCATCAGCGACTTGCTGGACCACGGCTTTTTCTCTTGCGGCTCCATGTTCGCGTGGTTTTTCATGCGCAGCGCGAGCGGGTCCATGTGCAACTGATACGCGAGTTCGTCCATCGCGGTTTCGAGCGCGAACGAACCGCTCGTCTCGCCGGGCGCACGCATGAATGTCGGCGTGCCGATGTCGAGCTTCACGAGTTTGTGCGAGGTCGATTGATTCGGCACCGCGTACAACATGCGCGTGAGAATGGCCGAACTCTCGGTCCAGTCCTCGAAGGTCGAGGTGGTCGAGATGACGTCGTGCTTCATGCCGGTCATCGTGCCGTCGCCGTGCGCGCTCACCTGAATGCGTTGTTCGGTGAACGGCCGGTTGCCGACCATGCCGAA includes these proteins:
- a CDS encoding glycosyltransferase family 9 protein, with the protein product MRANPFSPLIDDLAPSLIADSPAASPLSDAQYDELVAFHGIERERLVLIHPGSHKATPAWSAQQYADVADQLTADGWQIAIIGDAPDPERTAGVLGAMQTAALFLAGAVAPRTLPRLIADARLLLSDDAIAPSPAAAARALGTPHIVLDEHPRGTDSEAIIERARAELSDTRRAHPGTPFTLHMPVEHDAA
- a CDS encoding NTP transferase domain-containing protein, whose protein sequence is MTYSSSATGILLAAGLGTRFDPSGLHNKLLAPLPNGTPVVFQSARRLLSVASSVIAVVRPGAEKLAEVLNEAGCKVIFSIDAERGMGATLAVAVRATADAEGWLVALGDMPWIEPATIEAVARPLDAGARLVAPFYRGTRGHPVGFGIEYGAALATLDGDAGARGIFAMEKPTVIEVNDRNVLRDVDLPGDLSDG
- a CDS encoding UdgX family uracil-DNA binding protein (This protein belongs to the uracil DNA glycosylase superfamily, members of which act in excision repair of DNA. However, it belongs more specifically to UdgX branch, whose founding member was found to bind uracil in DNA (where it does not belong), without cleaving it, appears to promote DNA repair by a pathway involving RecA, rather than base excision.), whose product is MKSVVFDPSFAAWRSAARTLLMEGARPEDVVWLESDSSATVFGSIDGPPPGPENPDAPKPVKIAREFLAMLATAACYRTPARWMFLYKVLWRWTQGDRAVVSPDDPDGQRLQHMIEAVEAEENEMRRVLRFRHRDSSLGPPEFISWCEPVHDLLEHAAMHFATRMGSATWMIATPHGAAFWDGALLRVDRTSDPEEKPMDFGDTAMSGEAVSGDAIEALWLAYYESTFTSAVENAAEVASHMPVRYWKSPENQRADPTLISRADPYSRRDRHPRNVPADMEVALNTDLEPLQGTSLKEPPSLDACKRCSLWRNATQAVPGIGPANARVMLVGEQPGDNEDREGKPFVGPAGKLLDEAIGEAQLARESLYLTNAVKHFKFDPHGDERQHVAPGQREREACRFWLEEELTRIAPKVVVALGATALKALTGHRTALSEYLGKTIEHKGRIVVPTYHPSYLLRLTDEKIRGEVFGTIVEALVFARQIAEGTATIRTPVKHRTR
- a CDS encoding FdhF/YdeP family oxidoreductase encodes the protein MSKLPHIEKYDHPAGGWGSVKAVTSALVNEHVALNGARILLHQNKPDGFACVSCSWAKPADPHLFEFCENGARATAWELTKKRIDQDFFAHHTLAGLTAWTDFELESQGRLTEPMRYDAATDRYVPVPWQQAFDEIGAMLRDARPKRSVFYTSGRASLETSYMFQLFARLYGTNNLPDSSNMCHESTSVALPETIGAPVGTVTLDDFEHTDCFFFFGHNTGTNAPRMLHPLQEARKRGARIITFNPIKERGLVSFANPQSPVEMLSPIQTAISTQYLQLKIGGDIAAVTGLCKALIEADDLAQENQKPRVLDAAFIAEHTHGFDTFAAAMRAADWSDIETQSGLTRAALEAAATEYARAKAVMILYGMGITQHREGVLAVQMLTNLMLLGGNIGKPGAGICPIRGHSNVQGQRTVGITEKPALVPLDKLAEMYAFEPPRDEGMSTVDACAALRDGELDAFISLGGNFARATPDHHVLEPAWQNVPLTVQIATHLNRSHLLHGRAAYLLPCIGRIEVDQQASGPQIVTVEDSTACVHASKGFAEPASKTLLSEPAIVAGLAKATLQGRRGKVDWDAWTADYSLVREAIEKTYPDQFKEFNARMSQPGGFHRPIPAAKREWKTKNGKANFITPEGMGEDPDMSFEGERTLRLMTTRGDSQFNTTVYGLDDRFRGVFNTRDVLLMNRDDMARLNIAEDQTITVTTVSSDDVTRSIDGLRAHAFDIPAGCAMGYYPECNPLIPLAHHAKRSKVPAAKAVPVRVRAT
- a CDS encoding xanthine dehydrogenase family protein molybdopterin-binding subunit, producing MSIIGKPFDRTDGVLKVTGQARYSADNTDAKLAHAVLITSTIAKGRIASIDTSGADTMPGVLLVLTHKNAMRLPNGGVPDAQPPAVRKLTLLQTDEVRYSNEPVAVVVADTLEHAQGAARHVIVRYEGAMPNAEYVRARGTAYQPEKMMGRPITTSRGDVDAGLRQGQTRLDAVYTTPYEHHNPMEPHATLARWDGPNLTLYDATQGVSGARGAVSKFFGIPETNVRVICPFVGGGFGCKGSVWSHVVLAAMASKQTGRPVKLVLERPQMFGMVGNRPFTEQRIQVSAHGDGTMTGMKHDVISTTSTFEDWTESSAILTRMLYAVPNQSTSHKLVKLDIGTPTFMRAPGETSGSFALETAMDELAYQLHMDPLALRMKNHANMEPQEKKPWSSKSLMECYQRGAEKFGWARRNPAPRSMRDGNTLIGWGMATATYPANRSEASAIARILPDGTAMVASGTQDLGTGTYTVMTQVAADALGFPPDFVRFALGDSSLPKAPVSGGSQSAASVSPAVRAAAAQARDQLIAMALADRGSPVAGLSREDVTVSNGWVVSVSTPDKRDPAAAIIARNGGKAIEATATVRPGDEKKQYSFHSFGAVFVEVHVDADLGIIRVPRVVGVYDVGTLLNEKTAHSQLMGGIVWGVGSALFEKGELDGRYGRYTNANLAEYHVPVNADIGLLDISFVGQPDPHINPDGARGIGEIGITGVAGALGSAVYHATGVRVRDLPITLDKVMPKTMV
- a CDS encoding glycosyltransferase family 2 protein; this encodes MLAIVIPAHNEAAHIGACVTAARRAADHHQLLGEEVRVIVVLDSCSDETGDIASALGAHVTSIDARNVGIARAHGAERALALGARWLAFTDADTTVADDWLSRQLDCCADAVCGVIGVHDWSPHLGAVQEHFGRTYTDADGHRHIHGANLGVSARAYLQAGGFPPLESSEDVALVEALIETGAHIEWSAAPRVVTSARTDFKAKKGFGATLVEVSRRYLSANVNANADVAGPANVTAIAA